AACACAACGCAGGGACACCTCCCTGTTTCCTCAGGCGGGTCAGCCAGCAGGCCACATCCTCAGGAGGATGATGGACAAGGTGGGGATCACACGAAGATCTAGCTAGAAAAGCATCAGTGCATCAGTGTGATGACATTATCAAAAAACTGCAGGGTCCTTCGCCATCCCTGTAGTTGCTGTGTTGTTTATCAACTACATCTTAATCATATGTGTTAGATAAGATGAGTAACCAAAACACTGCTGATCAGATTAAATTACAGCTAAGGAAAGGGACTTTTCAAATGTTACAATATAAAGGTTTCAGTATTAGAAATTCACTTTTCGTAACATGCAGATTCATAGAAAAATGACAGGCACATCAGggaaatacaaagaaaatatacaGTCTGTAGTGACTCATGTTGGTCACTTGAAAGTTACTTAATAATCATTCTGCCTTAGGCAGTATTCATTCCTATGTATTTATACAACAGAAATGACCCCGAGATGACCCCTGCTTCTGTTTCCTACAGTTTGGGCAAAAGTCGGTTCATAAAACTTCATTGGGTGTAAGAAAACTTTATGATGATAGTCCTTGTCCATGGTGCAGCTGTTGCTCATCTTGATAAGGCAGGCAGGCTGGGTTAATGATTTGTCTCTAGCTTCTAGCCTTGCACAGTGAGACCAGGACCATTTGATCAGCAAGTCATCTCCTTTACGTGTTTACTGTTGTGTTACATCAAAGCAAGAAAAGATGGAAACTGCTGCAATTCCAGAAGTTGCAGAGATGAAACAGTTAGTCAAATAATAAGTAGTGTGAAAATTATCACCAACCTTTTGGGTGATCAAATAATTctttaagtaatttttcaaaacaaaaataccaaatattctTGTCTTTCAGCTTCCCCAAAGTGAGGATATGGCACATTTTCAGGCTTTTTATCATTCGAAACTGAATATCTTCAGATTTTAGATTAATGGgttaaatgagaaaaatccTAAATAAATACAATCTTAGATTTGagaaaatatatagatattttaaTCATCTCATTGCAATACAGTAGTAAGAACATATTTTATGCCTTTACCTGCAGTGGAATGACAAAAAGAATGAAGAAGGCATGAAGTACACATTCTCCATATTAGCATGATCTTCCTGTGTGATTCTGCAGAGGTGGACGAGCCTCCTCGCAGTGACGCCGGACAGGATGTGGTGATCCAGCTGCCCACAGACTGGGCTGTCCTGGATGGACGGGAGAGTGTAGACGACCATGGTATCGACCACTATGAATGGACTCTCATCAGAGGAGACACAGCCATCAATATGAAGGTCAGTGCAATTTGAGGGCTTCGTGTGAGAAAGAGagcctgaaaacaaacagacaggtaATAATTCTTTTATAGTGCTGTCTTTCAGGGACCAGATAATTCTAACATTTGAATTTGCAGTATGAATAGTCACTAACGGACACCAGTGTCAAATTGCTTGTTTGCATTAGTTAAGTCAACAGGGCTCCATAATAGCTTGCTGTATCAACAAAGTTTAGTACATTCAAACCCGCCTcaaggacagcagcagtgtttgagCCTGCCCTCTGTTTGCAGCCCCAGGGGCAACACATGGAGAGTCCAGTGTAATATGTTCTTCTCTTTGTATAAATACTCTCAACGCTGTGTTaattgtgttaatgtgtgacagCAAGTTCTCTGGATTGTCCTGAATAGCTGAGACATTGTTTTTTGGGAAAAACTCCATATTCTTTATACAGTTCTTAATATCCCTTCTCCACCACAAGGTGTTTTCACCACAAGGAGTGTCAGTACATTGTGGACAATATTGTAAATCAATGATAAGGACTGTTAAATGGtgatattgtattttatatgatTTCTGCATCAATGTGGTGAAGTGCTGATTTTCCATAAACTTTATATGGTGATCTAAAATTACATATACTGTGAAAGAGGATTTAAtccatattatatatattcagtGCAATGCCCTTATTTGGACCCTTAGATGACCGGGGCCTCcatcaaatgtaatttttgtcATTGCGACCTTTAACTCCATCTTGAATCTTGCCAGAGCATAAATATTGGCAAAAAACATAcaagctgtctgtctgactacAAACAAGTAGAGGCTTGAAGGAGGGTTAATAGGTGTTTTAGCCTACCACTAGCTTCTGTTGACAGAGTGAAATCTCAGTCTGTTGCACATATCTTTATGTATGTGTTGAAGGCGACTCATCCAGGGCTGCTGAAGATCAGCGGTCTCCAGGAGGGCGTCTACACCTTCCAGATGACTGTCACAGACACGGCCGGCCAGAAGAGCTCTGACAACGTCTCTGTCACTGTGCTGGCACCAAGACACCAAGCAGAAGGTGATTCATTAAAAGAAACCATATATCTCTGTTGTGAGCTCTATTGTGATTTACTGGTTTCCCTGAAAATTCACAGTTATAGTTGAAGCCCAAATGATGGGTTCATTTTGAAGAGGTGCATGTGTGACATACTGTAGTACCACTTCTTCTTCCTGGCCTGTCTCATTAAGGGATCCTTTACCAAGTGAAAGACATGTCACACATACAACATTAATAAAATACGCACAGTTCTTTTACCATTTCCAAATGATTAGAAGTTGGGTTTTTGTGGTTACAGTCTAAGGCTGTTTGAAGATGTATAATTGTACCTTTCTGTGCGTACAGTGTGTACAGGGCACTGCTCAAACTACCAGTTCAAGTGTGATGATGGCTGCTGTATTGACATCACCTATGCCTGTGATGGGAAGCAACACTGTCCAGACCGCTCCGATGAAGACTTCTGcccaaaatgtgaaaacacagtcttacatattttgtattatCAGGATTAGTAAAACGAACACaagaataaagtaaaaacatgtgGCCCCCCCCTTTGTTCAGTtgaacaaagcaggaagtcGGTGACCCACCCAGCTGATCTGTCCACCCCTCATCGGCCTGTGGCccagacagaggaggcagaggacgGCTCCATATCCCAGACTGGGCCCAGGAAGACCATAGAGGACATCATACCTCCTCAGGACAGGAGCAAGGCCACTCCTCCACAAAGTCCCAGTCAGCAGGGGGCTTCAGTCAGTCAAGGTAAGgttgtatttatatttcaagCACTTTTTTCACACTCTTACATTTCTTGCTTCATCACAGTCtgtttttaataacttttattATGTGCTGATACAAAATGGAGTGATGTTTCCAAATACATGGTTGGAtgggcaatttttttttttagctgcacCTGTTATAATGTTTGCTCCACAATATGATCCTCTATTGCTGTGTCATTAGTGCAGTATTCCTTTgtaaagaggcagagagggttTTAAGTTTGAACATAGAAGCAGATGGAGCCCCTGTAGGCAGCCATTGAGTCATAGCACTGATTTCAATGCTGGCAAAGCCACAGGGCCACTCTGCATTCCCTGGGAAAGCAGCTCTCTGCCTGCATCCCCTCTGAGTGCTGGAACAAAGCGCCTCTGTCCCCTCGCCATCTGATCCCTGAATCAGGCTGACCAAAAGGCCTTCCTCCCACATTGGTATTTTACCGCAGGTATTATATGGGTGAGGTGCATTCTCAGGAGACTTTTCTTCATGAATGCAAACCGAGATGCTTTACCTTgttgtttggggggggggggggggggaagagaaGTCAAGTGGAATGGCATTAAAAATACTTTGCTCCCTGTTGGTTTTGAGAATTGCTTTTGATGGGAATGCATTTACACTGGTAGGGCTGCAACTTCCCACTATGAGATCATTAGTTCAGTTTAAACAGAAAAAGTgcataaaaaccaaaacactgagctgaaagaagCTAAAACGTTCCGTAGAGCCATTCAACAATTATGTTCAATCAGATCAATCAGCTAATTATTGCAGCTCTACATGCCATGTAAGGCACTCTTAATATGTGTAGTATGGAACTGTCAAAGGTAAATAAAGACTTGATTGTGTCTGACTTCTTTCTCTGTAGATCCATGTGCTGCAGCTCCAGTTGTAGGACCCTGTAAAGGCACCTTCCCACGCTGGTACTATGACCAAAATGCAGGAGAATGCAAACACTTCCTGTATGGTGGTTGCCAGGGCAACCATAACAACTTCCTCCAGGAATCTGACTGTGTCAGTGAATGTATACAAAAAAGTGAGAAtctgcttctttcttcttttttttaaccaaattGTGAAATTGCAACAACATGAAAGATTTATCATTTTTACTCATCATGGAAACATCTTTCAGGTCCAGCTTTTAAACCTGCAACTGTGGCTCCTCCAATCACCAAACAGACTGACATAGGTAAAGCTAGAGAGCATTTCAGTTCAACTTCAGGTAAGACACTACAGGGGAAAACTTACTGGTCAGTTGTGAGATTTTAGGCTattttgcttctttctttcagaCTACTATATATATACGTTCATatctttaaaggctgttttctcaaaatCAGTTTTTTCTCATACTCGGAGCCAGAAATCTCCA
Above is a genomic segment from Pempheris klunzingeri isolate RE-2024b chromosome 18, fPemKlu1.hap1, whole genome shotgun sequence containing:
- the lrp11 gene encoding low-density lipoprotein receptor-related protein 11 produces the protein MALPQHPRLLLACVVLLSAVLRIHTRSSPISDLNSKISGVEELLEEFRKQLQQDQAYKAGDVTDSCVGDFNAVGERIIRAKASIEQGATFLSAPDRVYTWKECLHACCSQPHCTVAVVQEDPRQPGDSLSCYLFNCTYRNKNVCSFAPQQGFSTYSRTPNTTQGHLPVSSGGSASRPHPQEDDGQEVDEPPRSDAGQDVVIQLPTDWAVLDGRESVDDHGIDHYEWTLIRGDTAINMKATHPGLLKISGLQEGVYTFQMTVTDTAGQKSSDNVSVTVLAPRHQAEVCTGHCSNYQFKCDDGCCIDITYACDGKQHCPDRSDEDFCPKFEQSRKSVTHPADLSTPHRPVAQTEEAEDGSISQTGPRKTIEDIIPPQDRSKATPPQSPSQQGASVSQDPCAAAPVVGPCKGTFPRWYYDQNAGECKHFLYGGCQGNHNNFLQESDCVSECIQKSPAFKPATVAPPITKQTDIAAPKVSQSQAESAVPISKPFQVMGGHPVPESGAILPLALGLIITALLLLMIGCRLRLVRHKLKKARPLTTEESDYLINGMYL